Below is a window of bacterium DNA.
TGATTTGCGACCGGGTAGGGATGCTTATGAAAGGGAATTTGACGAAGGTTGGAAAACTCTCAGAGTTGCTGAATCCGCAGGTTAAATCAATTGAAATAGTTATTGCTGGTCTTTCAGCGGAGGGAAAACAGCAGGTACAGAAATTTGCGAACCGAATGAAAGATTTAGGGAATGAATTGGTAGCGAATTTAGCAGATGAAAAATCAGTTCCAGCACTACTCGAATTAATTAAACAAGAACAAGCGAAACTGGTTTCACTAATTCCGCAGAAAGAATCGCTCGAAGAAGTATTTATGCGTGAAGTAAAAGAAAGCCAAGAATAACCGGCATATCCAACATACAAAAATAAATGTTAAAGAAAAAACTTTAAATGCCAAAATAAAATCAAAAACCATGAAAACGCGAAAATTGACCATTATGGAATAAAGTTGGTAATAGGGTATTTCGATTTTCGTGATTTCGTGGAAGGTGAACTATGCTCAAACGAATCAGTGCAATTGCAGTGAATACGTTCCGGGAAGCAATCCGGAATAAAATCTTGTACATCCTATTAGTTTTTGCGATGGTGTTAATTTTATTTTCGGTTATCCTGGCGATCCTCTCTATTGGTCAGGAACAGAAGATTATTAAAGATGTCGGGCTATCCGCGATTCTGTTTTTTGGTGTGTTGATTTCAATTATGGTGGGTATCGGACTGATATATAACGAGCTGGATAAACGAACGATTTATGTTATCGTGTCGAAACCCATCCATCGGTATGAATTTGTACTCGGGAAATTTTTCGGACTTCTCCTGACGTTAGCAGTGAATGTTATTCTCATGTCAATCGTCTTTTTTCTGCTGGTGATATTCCGTCAACCGGTGACCACGATTATTGACCAAGTCATCTTCTGGCTTGGTCGCGTTACCCCACACCAGATGTGGTTGATGGTTAAAGAAGCCGCGTCAACCTTTACAACCGCATTGAATAATCTACCGGAATTATTGCCGTTAACTAAAGCTATCGCATTCACGTTTCTCGAGCTGACTGTTATCACGGCATTAGCGGTTATGTTTTCATCGTTTTCTACGCCGATTCTCTCGGCGGTATTTACCTTCATTCTATTCATTGTCGGACATTTAACCCAGGATTTATTAATGCTGGCAGATAACTTGATTAAGAAAGGAACCGGCATCGCATTAGCTATCGCCTATTTTGCAAAAATATTCGCATATCTCCTTCCGGATTTAGAAGTGTTAAATATTCGGAACCATGTGGTGAGTAATGTGCCGATAACCTGGAGTTTAACCCAATCAGCGGTTTATGCGATTTTCTATACTTGCTGCGTGTTAATTATTGCCGTGTTAGCGTTCGAACGGCGAAACTTTAAATAACATATACCGAAAAATAATTGAACTTAAAAACGAAAGAACAACGGCGAAGTGAATACTTCGGTTCTTTTGTTCTTTCGTCCTTAGGTTAGTCCATGAAGTTAGGTAGAAATCCGTTTATTATCACCGCACTAATCTGTTTGCTCATTATCGCTATCGGAGTGCATGCACTGCATCTGCATGTGCGGAAGAACCGAGGGCAGAATCCGTTCCAGGAATTATTGTATCTTCCTTCAGGAAAATATCTTAAAGTTGTTGTTCTCGGGTTCGATAATGTTATTGCCGATATTCTCTGGCTACGCGCTATTCAATATTTTGGCGGGCATTTTATGGGCGATAAAAACTATGCGATGCTTGACCGGATTTTTGAAGTGACAACCACGTTAGAACCAACCTTTATTGATGTATATCGGTTTGCTACGATGGCACTCGGTGAAGAAGCACGGAGATATACCGAAACCACGACGCTGCTCTGGAAAGGAATCGAACGTAATCCGACCAGTTGGGAAATCCCATACGACCTCGGATTTTTCCTGTTGTATACGGTTAAAGATTATGACCAGGCATTGCTTGCCTATTCGATCGCAACGTCGCGTCCGAATTGTCCAGATTTCGTCCATCGAATTATTCCGTTTATCTACTCTGAAACGGGCCGAGAACAGATTGCTATTGAGCGGTGGCGAGAAATATATCGAACTGCAAAAGATGACATGACCAAAGAAATCGCTGACCGAAACATTAAACTCATATATCTGAAAAAAGCGCTTAAACCCATGCGAGAAGCGTTACTCGCGTATAAGAAAAAACATGGTCGGTTCCCACCAAATATTGAAACGTTAGTCCAGGAAGGATATCTCCGAAAAATTCCACCGGAACCATATGGTAGTGGCTGGGCGTATGATCCCCAAACCGGTTGGCTGCGGAGTAAATTTCGTCCGGAATATTAACGGACGATAATCCGGAAACTTAAATAGTATCCGTGGATTACCCTTGAGATGAACGGCTACTAACCGAACTCATTGGGGTACATCTACAGATCATTCTGCTCTCCTATGCGCCAAGCGAATATTCTCGTTGTCGATGATGAGAAAAATATTCTAACTACATTATCGCGCGCGTTAACCAACTTGGGTTATGCCGTAAAAACGGCTACTTCTGCTGAAGAAGCGCTAGAATTAATTCGTGAAAATGGATTCGATTTAGCTATTATTGACCTTTGCTTGAAGAAGATGGATAATAATGAAGGATTGGAATTACTGAAACGAATTCGGGAACTCGAACCGGAGATAATCACGATCATGATGTCAGGCCATGGCACTATGGGGATTGCGGTGCAGGCGGGGAATTTTGGTGCAGTTGATTTTATTGAAAAGCCATTATCGCTGGAAAGGATTCAATTTTCCGTTGAAAAAGCATTAAAACTGAATCAACTTGAACGCGAGAATATCGAACGGAAACAAAAAGAAGAAGCTGAATATCAACTGATCGGAACCAGTAAAGTTATGCGGGAACTCTACAAAAAGATAGAAGTCGTTGCGCCTACGAATGCGCGGGTACTGATTTGCGGAGAGAATGGAACTGGGAAAGAATTGGTTGCGCGAGCCATCCATTATAAAAGTCCTCGGAAAAATCAGCCGTTTATTAAGGTCAACTGCGCAGCGATTCCAGCAGAGTTGATTGAAAGTGAACTGTTCGGTCATGAAAAAGGAGCGTTTACTGGCGCAACGGAACGACGTCGTGGGAAATTCGAACTCGCTGATGGTGGAACCATTTTTCTCGATGAAATCGGGGATATGAGTTTGCCGACGCAAGCGAAAATTTTGCGGGTTTTAACCGATGGATTGATTGACCGAGTCGGCGGAAGTAAACCGATTAAAGTCGATGTTCGAGTGCTAGCGGCAACGAATAAAAATCTAGAGCAAGAAATCCAACGTGGGAATTTCCGGGAAGATTTATACTATCGACTGAATGTTATTCCATTTCACGTTCCGCCGTTACGTGAACGGAAAGAAGATATCCAACTATTAGCGGAACATTTTTTAAACCGATACTGCGAAGAAGCGAGAAGTAATGCTCGAATATTTACTCCGGTCGCGATACGGCTATTAATGCAATATGATTATCCTGGAAACGTTCGAGAACTGAAAAATATCGTGGAACGGGCAGCCATTTTGATTCCTGCTGACCGTGATGAAATTACTGAGAAAGATATTGCGCCACTATTACCAACCTCATTTCGACCGGTTGAGTCGGATATACCGAGCAGTTCGCTTAATCTCGGAATAAATGAACGGCTCCCGTTGAAAGAAGCAAGTGAACAATTCGAAAGAGCGATGATTATTTCTGCGTTAGAACGGAATGAATGGAATGTTAGTAAAGCGGCACTCGAACTGCAGATTGAACGGAGCCATCTCTATAAAAAGATGAAAACCTACGGTATCGAAAGAAAACTTACCTAGACACTAAAATCTAAATCCCAAATTTCCGATTCCAATAATTTCTGCCTGATTAACGTTACCAATTTATTCTGCAATGTTACGGTTAACCATGATGTTCCTTGCGAGACATACCTTCTGACATTTGCATTTTAGTTGCGTCGTTATATCAGCATCCTTTCCCGAATCAGTTTCAAGGGAATTGAACCGTAACTTAACAATTTCGTATGAAATTCTTTTAGATGGAATTGCGAGCCTAGTTTGTGTTGATAGTCTTCGCGTAGTTTCATAATTTCACGTTTTCCGATAAGATAACTCATCGGTTGCGTTGGGGTTTGGGTATACCGTTGCACTTCCCGGATCGCGTTAACTTTCTCTAAGCCAGCAATGTTAACCAACATATCTACCGCTTCACTAAACTTCATCTGTCCGGTATGGAGTTGGATATCAATTACTACTCGACATGCGCGCCATAATAAATCTTTCAACTGAAATAACCGTATTGCTGGTTCGAGATAAAATCCCTGTTCATACATCAATTCTTCACAATAGAGCGCCCAACCTTCCCAAAATAACGGGGTACCGAATTGTTTTCTAACGTTCGATTGCACCTGGTTATTATATAAGAACTGCAAATGATGACCGGGATATCCTTCGTGGAGTGCAGTTATCGGAATCGAATATCGGCAATGTCCTTTTAACTGCTCGATTTGTTCTTCTTTCGACTTGTTCATGTCGACTGGGGTAACCCAGAAATACCCGATTTGCTTTTCTTCAAATGGCGCTGGAGCGATATACGCAGCATACGGGGTTGTCGCCCGTTCGAATACTGGCGTTTCAATAACCTGCAACGATTCATGCTCCGGAATATCAAGCAAATTCTTTTCGAGAACGAACGTTCGGGTCGATTCCATCGCTTGGGTATATACGGCAAGGAGTTCTTCCGGTTTCGGATGTTCATTTTTCAATTCTGCGATAACCGTTTTCCAGGTATTTAACGGGTCGATGAGTTTCGCGGTGCGATATATTTTCCCTTGTGTTTCCTCGATAGTTTTCATACCGAATTCAAGGAGTTGGTCGGTCGTATAGGGCAGCAGATGTTCGGTCTGTAAAAGGAAAGTAAACAAGGTTTTGCCAATAGCGAAATTCCCGTGCGATCGTGCAGTCAACGTGTGGTTCAAGAAATGTTGATATTCATTGAACGCATTTAGTGCTGCGGTATTAGCGGTCAACATTTCATCTTTCAGCGATGGGAGTTGTTCGGCGACCGTCGGGATAAACGATTTACAGAACTCGATTCCGCCTTGCGTAACCTCTTTCGCAATCTGGGTCCATACTTCAGGTATGTTATCCGAATCTACAAGATTCTTTTTCCCTTCTTCTAATAACCGAGGAACTTGTTTCAATCGCGCTACCGCCCGCGATGCCCGCTCTTCAAACGGCGCAAACTCCCGCAGTAATACTATATATACCCCGAATAACGCTAATTCCGGATAGATACTCGCATCACGTAAATGTCGTTTAATTTTCTCTTCTTTTTCGATATCGACAGTAAGAGCGTTTGCAAGAACAGTGATATCAAGTTTATCATCTAGGTCAAGTTCAGAATCGTTTCTCTGCGCACATTGGGTTAACCGAGTCAAATACTCTTTTTTCTTCTGCCGTGATGCATCCCGCTGGTCGCGATGCATTATATCCAGTTCAGTATCATACGTATGAATTCCGACATAAGTTGCATACACTGGACTATCCTGCCATAAAAAATTCAGAATTTCATCGATCAGATTATTGAGTTCACCATGCATATACAATAATACTCCTAATCAAGAAAAATTGAGCTTATATAAATATATTACTAAGTATTCTGGACTTGAGCAATTGGTAAGATCACGCTGATGGATTACTGCAGAGACGACCTCAAATTGATCCTAAAATATTTCAAGATATCCAAGCAGTTTTCGAAACAATAATTTAGGATACCATAACTCGCCTTTAATGGTGTGGTATACGTTACACCGTACCCAATTTATTATTCACCCCGTTCCTCACCATCTCTAAACATTTTACATCCATCAATTCGTTTCCAGTCTTCATTTTCCGTCAAAGGTTCGGTGGCAATAAGAACCGCTTTTTCATCTGGTTTTTTGATGTCATTCAAATCAACTGAGTATTGTTCATCTCTTAAAGTTACCGTGCGAAATGGAGCTTTCCTTTGAACAAAATACAAGCTATTGTCGCCATAAACAAAAAGGGTTTTACCATCAGAAAGCAGAAAGTTGAAATGACCATATTGTTTGATTTTTCTAGCTTCAGCTTGTAAAATCTCTCTAATATTGCCCGATTTATAGGTTAATTTTTCTAAGAGATAGCAAAACGCATATTCTGAATCCGTGTACCCTTGCGGCTGATAATCTCCCAACCTAAATTCTGGTTTGTTCATGATTGCACGAACCGTTCCATTATGTGCGAATACCCATTTATTGATTTTAAATGGATGAGTATTTTGATGGATGTAATTGCCGCAAGTAGCAAACCGTACATGTCCGATAATAATTTTGCTCTTAAACTGGAATTGTTCACCTTTTATATCTTCATACGAAAGTGGGCGAGGTTCCTTAATGACATGCCAATCTTCATCTTGGTAAAACGCAAATCTCCAGCCATGTTTATTCTGTTCACCTCGATGACGAAACTAACGGAGAGAAAATTGGATATCAACGTTATTGTTCGAAGATAGACCTAAAAGTTGGCACATATTTACTCCGTTTCAAAAACATAGCGTTAATTCTTTATAGTATCTATGGCTATAAACCATAATCATTCCACTTTATGTCAACTAATTTTTTGATATCTTCGTTCATCGTGATTTCCTCTGGCCAAGGTCGGTTGGTTTCCTCCGGGAATTTGCGCGTCGCATCAATTCCCATTTTCGAACCATAATTCGGTTGCGGTGCCGCATGGTCAAGAACATCTACCGGTCCTTCAACAATGGTTACGTCTCGTTTCGCATCAATATTATTGAACACTTTCCAAGCTACCTCGGATAGGTTCTGGACATCAACCTCAGCATCAACGATGATAATCAGTTTGGTGAACATCATCTGACCAAGCCCCCAGATAAACTGCATAACTTTTCTCGCCTGCCCCGGATAACTTTTTCGAATGCTGATAATCGCACAGTTATGGAATACCCCTTCAATCGGCAGGTTCATATCGACTATCTCCGGCTGGAGAATCTGAAGTAAAGGGAGAAAAATCCGTTCAGTCGCTTTTCCAAAGTAGCAATCTTCCATCGGCGGTTTACCAACAATTGTTGCTGGATATATCGGGTTGTTCCGATGGGTTATGCAGGTGATATGGAATACCGGATATAAATCCGCGGGGGAATAAAATCCGGTATGGTCGCCGAATGGTCCTTCAATTCTGCGTTCTTCTGGGTCAACATACCCTTCTAACACGATTTCAGAATAAGCTGGAATTTCGAGGTCTACGGTTTCGCATTGAACGAGTTCAACCGGCTCTTTTCGCAAGAAACCAGCGAACAGCATTTCATCTATTCCTTCCGGTACCGGCGCGGTAGACGCATACATCGTTGCTGGGTCTGCGCCGATAGCCACCGCGACTTCAAGTCGTTTCTGATTCTGTGAAGATTTTTCATAATGCCGCGCACCATGTTTATGAATATGCCAATGCATCCCCGTCGTTCGGTCGTCATACACCTGCATGCGATACATCCCAACGTTTCGAATCCCAGTTTCCGGATCTTTCGTGAAAACCATCGGGAGCGTGATAAACCGACCGCCGTCATTCGGCCAGCATTTCAGAATTGGGAATTTAGATAATTGCGGATTATCTTTAATAATCACTTCTTTGCAAGGACCGGATTTAACCTGTTTCGGAATATAGTTCGATAATTCAGCAAGTTTGGGTAACATCAAGATTTTTTCCCAGATACCGGTTGGCATCTGCAGTTTGAGCAGGTTTCGAATCCGGTCAGCGATTTGGTTTAGATTATCTACTTCTAGCGCTAGATTCATTCGCTCATACGAAGCGAAGGTGTTAATCAGAACGGGAATAGAGTATCCTTTGACGTTTTCAAATAGTAGCGCTGGTCCGTTCTGTTTAACCATCCGATCAGCGATTTCGGTTATTTCCAATTCGCAATCGACTTCGGTCTTAATCCGTTTCAACAACCCGTTTTGTTCTAATATTTGGATAAACTCTCTTAAATCTTTATATGCCATATCTAATAGAAACTATCGAACTAACCGAGATTTATCTTAAAACCGCCGACTCTTCAATGATTATGTTATGTCCTTAAGTATAAAGGTTAATCACAATTTTTGCAATAGGAGATATTCGTTTCGTATGTCCATCCATGCGCGGAATCAAAGATTCGCATTCGGGGTTAAAACCCCAAGATTTTGTATCCACCCGTTCCCACGATACTAGACTCGGACTTTCGTCCATAGTTTGGTGCCAATGCAAAACCAATTCTATTCAAGAGAAGGATTTGGAAATATACAGTATTCCTAATATTAAACTCCAGTATCTGGAGTTTGATAAGAAATATATTATATTAATGGTTGGATTATCTTATTATAGATAGAGTTATTCCTACAGGGGTAGGGAAATAAAGGCAAAATAGCAGGAATTATTTCGGCATATCAGGTGTCGACGCAGGATTTTTGCGGTCGGGAATTAATGTTCGGTCGAATGGTTTATATTGTTCAATTCTTCCGACCCGAGCGAGCCGGAGACTTTCCCGAATAACTTTTCCGCCAGAATCACTGAATAGTTCAGTCTGGAATCCGACTCCTTTTTTCTGGGAAGAGAAATAGTCTAGTCCAATAATTTTCCCGTCAGGATTATAGAGCCACCGGATGAAAATAATCGAATGGCCGGTTCCATTATTGCGACTAAAATCGCCGAAATCGCCCGGTTTCGCTTGCTTCCAATCCGTAATCGGTTGACCTAATCCGTAATATTCAATTGCTTTTTGCGGGCTATCCCCGGAACCGACAACAAACCATATCAGCATAAAATTATATAAATCGTCATACGTCATCCCGTTAAAATCGTTGATATCAATTCCTTTAGCTTTATTCCGGAGTTGCATCGCTCGGAAGAATACTTCAAAGGTTAATCCGCAGCAGTTACTACATCGAGACCCGTTCGGATGCGCTTTTGCTACCGTTTGCTCTTGATACACCAAATCTTGCGTAACCCCGTTATAAATATCATATTCATTCTTTTCCCAACGATATGGATAAGAACCATCTACCGGATAAGCATCAACAATTTTGAGAACATAGGGATTCAATGACCCTTCAGCATCATCGAGTACCGGACTGGTTTTCTTAAGGAATTTATCCACCGGCGATAATTCCGCTGTCTTAGCTGGTTTTAAAGTTGGGGTTGCAGTAGGCGGTTTAACCGGAACAGTTTTGCATCCGGTAATGATGAAAATTAGAGTCCCAAGAATTCCAATAATCATTACGCTAAATTTATTCATAATAGTATTCCTCGGCTTATTCTATGGGATTCAGCTTACGATGATATGTTCTTTATCGCAGCAGGAATCCAGATAAAGCTGAACAGACGCATATATTATACTTAAATACCAGAAATTTGACTACCAATAAACAGTAATTTTAATCGAATCACCTTCTCCAATAGAAATAGCAGGTTTAATTGTTATTGTTAAAAGCGAATTGTCGGATTGTGTCCAAGTGATATGTATAGATTGATTTTTTTGAACGATTTCAACTCGTTTGATATTCTTTTTTACGGAGTTAAGAATTCCTAACCGCAATTCGTGAAGTACGAGA
It encodes the following:
- a CDS encoding sigma-54 dependent transcriptional regulator, which translates into the protein MRQANILVVDDEKNILTTLSRALTNLGYAVKTATSAEEALELIRENGFDLAIIDLCLKKMDNNEGLELLKRIRELEPEIITIMMSGHGTMGIAVQAGNFGAVDFIEKPLSLERIQFSVEKALKLNQLERENIERKQKEEAEYQLIGTSKVMRELYKKIEVVAPTNARVLICGENGTGKELVARAIHYKSPRKNQPFIKVNCAAIPAELIESELFGHEKGAFTGATERRRGKFELADGGTIFLDEIGDMSLPTQAKILRVLTDGLIDRVGGSKPIKVDVRVLAATNKNLEQEIQRGNFREDLYYRLNVIPFHVPPLRERKEDIQLLAEHFLNRYCEEARSNARIFTPVAIRLLMQYDYPGNVRELKNIVERAAILIPADRDEITEKDIAPLLPTSFRPVESDIPSSSLNLGINERLPLKEASEQFERAMIISALERNEWNVSKAALELQIERSHLYKKMKTYGIERKLT
- a CDS encoding DUF885 domain-containing protein, with the protein product MHGELNNLIDEILNFLWQDSPVYATYVGIHTYDTELDIMHRDQRDASRQKKKEYLTRLTQCAQRNDSELDLDDKLDITVLANALTVDIEKEEKIKRHLRDASIYPELALFGVYIVLLREFAPFEERASRAVARLKQVPRLLEEGKKNLVDSDNIPEVWTQIAKEVTQGGIEFCKSFIPTVAEQLPSLKDEMLTANTAALNAFNEYQHFLNHTLTARSHGNFAIGKTLFTFLLQTEHLLPYTTDQLLEFGMKTIEETQGKIYRTAKLIDPLNTWKTVIAELKNEHPKPEELLAVYTQAMESTRTFVLEKNLLDIPEHESLQVIETPVFERATTPYAAYIAPAPFEEKQIGYFWVTPVDMNKSKEEQIEQLKGHCRYSIPITALHEGYPGHHLQFLYNNQVQSNVRKQFGTPLFWEGWALYCEELMYEQGFYLEPAIRLFQLKDLLWRACRVVIDIQLHTGQMKFSEAVDMLVNIAGLEKVNAIREVQRYTQTPTQPMSYLIGKREIMKLREDYQHKLGSQFHLKEFHTKLLSYGSIPLKLIRERMLI
- a CDS encoding menaquinone biosynthesis decarboxylase; amino-acid sequence: MAYKDLREFIQILEQNGLLKRIKTEVDCELEITEIADRMVKQNGPALLFENVKGYSIPVLINTFASYERMNLALEVDNLNQIADRIRNLLKLQMPTGIWEKILMLPKLAELSNYIPKQVKSGPCKEVIIKDNPQLSKFPILKCWPNDGGRFITLPMVFTKDPETGIRNVGMYRMQVYDDRTTGMHWHIHKHGARHYEKSSQNQKRLEVAVAIGADPATMYASTAPVPEGIDEMLFAGFLRKEPVELVQCETVDLEIPAYSEIVLEGYVDPEERRIEGPFGDHTGFYSPADLYPVFHITCITHRNNPIYPATIVGKPPMEDCYFGKATERIFLPLLQILQPEIVDMNLPIEGVFHNCAIISIRKSYPGQARKVMQFIWGLGQMMFTKLIIIVDAEVDVQNLSEVAWKVFNNIDAKRDVTIVEGPVDVLDHAAPQPNYGSKMGIDATRKFPEETNRPWPEEITMNEDIKKLVDIKWNDYGL